The proteins below come from a single Cannabis sativa cultivar Pink pepper isolate KNU-18-1 chromosome 3, ASM2916894v1, whole genome shotgun sequence genomic window:
- the LOC115708829 gene encoding multifunctional methyltransferase subunit TRM112 homolog A yields the protein MRLLTHNMLSSNIKGVTNGFPLRIEVVKVVEKEVELNPDFLKSMFSKIDWKALVEAARSIGYTELPNEVDPSMLDSDDFLRRFHHALLQLHLEEGALICPETGRRFPVTKGIPNMLLHEDEV from the coding sequence ATGAGACTCCTTACTCATAACATGCTCTCCTCTAACATCAAGGGGGTCACCAATGGCTTCCCTCTCCGGATCGAAGTGGTGAAAGTGGTCGAGAAAGAGGTTGAACTAAACCCCGATTTTCTCAAATCCATGTTCTCCAAAATTGACTGGAAAGCCCTAGTCGAGGCCGCTCGCTCAATCGGCTACACTGAGCTCCCCAACGAGGTTGATCCTTCTATGCTCGACTCCGACGACTTCCTTCGTCGTTTTCACCACGCCCTCCTCCAACTTCACCTCGAAGAAGGCGCCCTCATCTGCCCCGAGACTGGTCGCCGGTTCCCGGTCACCAAGGGAATCCCCAATATGCTTCTTCATGAAGATGAGGTTTGA
- the LOC115711523 gene encoding phenylacetaldehyde oxime monooxygenase CYP71AN24, which translates to MEILVMLQQVLLHPFLFSLCFLSLLLFFIFTTRQSSSSSSGKKSTLPPSPPSLPVIGNLHQLGTHPPRFLRVLSDKYGPLMFMHLGRVPTLIVSSAEMVREITKNHDIAFSNRPHTVAGKILLYGCKDLAFSPYGEYWRLAKKVSVVELLSVKRVQLFQFVRDEEVDLLINTIQETCLSKRSVNLSNLLIATSNNIMARCMLGQRVEDVNGHQTRFGEVSRKIMVDFMAFSFGDFFPFLKWVDVIRGLIGRLTESFNAMDSFFDKVIEEHKAVMESNDDSCQNLKDDFVDILLKVQKEEKNLTMEHLKAILIDIFVGGSETTSTALEWLMAELLRNPRVMKKAQEEVRKVVGNKQKIDSNDINKMNYLNCIIKENQRLHPSLPLLLPRETSVSVEVGGYHIPAKTRVFINAWAIHRDPSVWENPEEFIPERFENSPIDLFKGQGAQGYEFVAFGCGRRACPGISFAMASMEYTVANLLYWFDWELFGNNGSSSDLDMSEVYGLSVTKKKALHVVAKPYSP; encoded by the exons ATGGAGATACTAGTTATGTTGCAACAAGTACTTCTGCACCcatttcttttctctctttgcTTCctatctcttcttctcttctttatATTCACAACCAgacaatcatcatcatcatcaagtgGCAAAAAAAGCACCTTGCCACCATCACCACCAAGCTTACCAGTGATTGGAAACCTTCACCAGCTAGGCACTCACCCGCCCCGGTTCCTTCGAGTCCTGTCCGACAAGTATGGCCCTCTTATGTTCATGCATTTGGGCAGAGTCCCAACTCTCATCGTTTCATCAGCTGAAATGGTTAGAGAGATCACTAAGAACCATGACATAGCTTTCTCCAATCGACCACATACTGTAGCTGGTAAGATCTTACTTTATGGCTGCAAAGACTTGGCCTTTTCTCCTTATGGTGAGTATTGGAGACTAGCTAAGAAGGTTAGTGTTGTTGAGCTTCTAAGTGTCAAAAGGGTACAATTGTTTCAGTTCGTAAGGGATGAAGAAGTTGATTTATTGATTAACACAATACAAGAAACTTGTCTTTCTAAGAGGTCTGTGAACCTCAGCAATTTGCTTATTGCAACCTCTAATAACATAATGGCAAGGTGTATGCTTGGGCAGAGAGTTGAGGATGTAAATGGTCATCAGACCAGATTTGGAGAGGTGTCTAGAAAGATAATGGTTGATTTTATGGCCTTTAGTTTCGGAGATTTCTTCCCTTTTTTGAAATGGGTTGACGTTATTAGAGGATTGATTGGTCGTTTGACTGAAAGCTTTAATGCAATGGACAGCTTCTTTGATAAAGTGATTGAAGAACACAAGGCAGTAATGGAAAGCAATGATGATTCTTGTCAAAATTTGAAAGATGACTTTGTGGATATTCTTCTCAAAGTTCAGAAAGAGGAAAAGAATCTGACTATGGAGCACTTGAAAGCTATCTTAATA GACATATTCGTGGGTGGAAGTGAGACTACTTCAACAGCATTAGAATGGTTAATGGCAGAGCTTTTAAGAAATCCAAGAGTAATGAAGAAAGCCCAAGAAGAAGTTAGAAAAGTAGTCGGAAACAAACAAAAGATCGATTCTAATGATATCAACAAAATGAACTACTTAAATTGTATTATCAAAGAAAACCAAAGGTTACATCCCTCACTTCCTCTGTTACTTCCTCGTGAAACATCAGTAAGTGTAGAAGTTGGAGGTTACCATATTCCTGCCAAAACAAGAGTGTTCATCAATGCATGGGCAATTCATAGAGACCCCAGTGTATGGGAAAATCCAGAAGAGTTCATCCCTGAGAGATTTGAGAACAGCCCAATTGATCTGTTTAAAGGTCAAGGAGCTCAAGGTTATGAATTTGTGGCGTTTGGGTGTGGGAGAAGGGCTTGTCCTGGGATCTCATTTGCCATGGCTAGTATGGAATATACAGTTGCTAATCTTTTGTATTGGTTTGATTGGGAGTTGTTTGGTAATAATGGGTCCTCCTCAGATTTGGATATGAGTGAAGTTTATGGGCTTAGTGTTACAAAGAAAAAAGCTCTTCATGTTGTTGCAAAACCTTATTCTCCTTGA
- the LOC115709838 gene encoding quinolinate synthase, chloroplastic has translation MDSSSATMAVRVASSSFSSSSSTLFSISPKLNPTTKPTLFKIHTHKPRIIKTLKCIHSPTRRNGSQFSCSAVTFSPLQTTDLVPSKLQRLVTEFQSFPEPIDRVKRLLQYASLLPKFDDSSRVDSNRVMGCTAQVWLAASLDKEGRMRFAADSDSEITRGFCYCLVSILDGAAPEEVLTMKTDDLEALNVGLPGGQRSRANTWHNVLISMQKKTRALMAEREGKPPFEPFPSLIVTADGIHAKGSYAEAQATYLSPDEIKVQQLVNVLKEKKIGVVAHFYMDPEVQGVLTAAQKQWPHIHISDSLVMADSAVKMAQSGCKFITVLGVDFMSENVRAILDQAGFSEVGVYRMSNERISCSLADAASGPSYMSYLESASKASPSLHVVYINTSLETKAFAHELVPTITCTSSNVVQTILQAFTQVRDLQVWYGPDSYMGANIAELFLQMTKMTDEEIAEIHPQHNRDSIKSLLPRLHYYQDGTCIVHHLFGHEVVETINEMYSDAFLTAHFEVPGEMFSLTMEAKKRGMGVVGSTQNILDFIKQRVQEALDRNVSDHLQFVLGTESGMVTSIVAAVRSLLNSSQNGAKVKVEIVFPVSSDSMTSTSSNSSSDPKSINTGDVILPVIPGVASGEGCSIHGGCASCPYMKMNSLSSLFKVCNHLPDESNILASYEAERFKCQTPNGKEIADVGCEPILHMRQFQASKKLPEKLINHILQSQGSGR, from the exons aTGGACTCTTCTTCTGCAACTATGGCTGTCAGAGTcgcttcttcttccttctcctcttcttcttccaccCTTTTCTCCATATCTCCAAAGCTAAACCCAACCACCAAACCGACCCTCTTTAAGATCCACACACACAAACCCCGAATCATCAAAACTCTCAAATGCATCCACTCGCCTACCAGGAGAAATGGATCGCAATTCTCCTGCTCCGCCGTCACCTTTTCACCGTTACAGACCACTGACCTCGTCCCGTCTAAGCTTCAGAGGCTGGTCACCGAGTTCCAGTCGTTTCCGGAACCCATCGACAGGGTCAAGCGGTTGTTGCAATATGCGTCTCTTCTTCCGAAGTTTGATGACTCGTCTCGGGTTGACTCGAACCGAGTCATGGGCTGCACCGCTCAGGTATGGCTGGCGGCGAGTTTGGATAAGGAAGGGAGAATGAGATTCGCGGCTGACAGTGATTCGGAGATCACGAGAGGGTTCTGTTACTGCTTGGTTTCGATTCTCGATGGGGCGGCACCGGAGGAGGTTTTGACGATGAAGACCGACGATTTGGAGGCTTTGAACGTGGGGTTGCCTGGTGGGCAGCGGTCTAGAGCGAATACCTGGCATAATGTTTTGATAAGTATGCAGAAGAAAACCAGAGCTTTAATGGCGGAGAGAGAAGGGAAGCCTCCATTTGAGCCTTTCCCTTCACTGATCGTCACCGCAGATGGGATTCATGCCAAGGGGAGCTATGCTGAAGCTCAG GCAACATATTTGTCACCTGATGAGATTAAGGTTCAACAACTGGTTAATGttttgaaagaaaagaaaattggtGTGGTTGCACATTTCTACATGGACCCTGAAGTCCAAGGTGTCCTAACAGCTGCACAGAAGCAGTGGCCTCACATCCATATATCTGATTCATTAGTCATGGCGGATTCTGCTGTGAAGATGGCCCAATCAGGATGCAAATTCATCACAGTTTTGGGTGTTGACTTCATGTCTGAAAATGTGCGTGCAATTCTTGATCAGGCTGGTTTTTCTGAG GTTGGTGTATACAGGATGTCAAATGAGCGTATTAGTTGTTCTTTGGCAGATGCTGCCTCTGGTCCTTCCTATATGAGCTATCTTGAATCAGCCTCCAAGGCTTCTCCTTCTTTGCATGTTGTCTACATAAACACTTCACTCGAGACAAAAGCTTTTGCTCATGAGCTTGTGCCAACAATAACCTGCACTTCTTCAAATGTTGTGCAAACCATTTTACAG GCTTTCACGCAAGTACGAGATTTACAAGTATGGTACGGGCCTGATTCATACATGGGTGCAAACATTGCTGAATTGTTCTTGCAGATGACCAAGATGACTGATGAAGAAATTGCTGAGATACATCCACAACATAATCGGGATTCGATCAAATCATTGTTACCTCGCCTGCACTATTACCAg GATGGAACATGCATAGTGCATCACCTTTTTGGACATGAAGTTGTGGAGACGATAAATGAAATGTATTCGGATGCATTTTTAACTGCTCATTTTGAGGTTCCTGGGGAAATGTTTTCTTTGACAATGGAAGCAAAGAAAAGAGGAATGGGGGTAGTTGGTTCTACTCAAAATATATTGGATTTCATAAAACAAAGGgttcaagaggctttggatagAAATGTCAGTGACCATCTCCAATTTGTGTTGGGAACAGAATCAGGAATGGTGACCTCAATTGTTGCAGCAGTTCGCAGCTTGTTAAATTCATCTCAAAATGGAGCTAAAGTAAAAGTTGAGATTGTGTTTCCAGTTTCATCAGACTCAATGACAAGCACATCGTCAAATTCATCCTCAGACCCTAAATCCATTAACACTGGCGATGTCATACTACCGGTTATACCTGGAGTCGCTAGTGGGGAGGGATGCTCCATTCATGGTGGCTGTGCATCCTGTCCATACATGAAG ATGAATTCTCTCAGTTCCCTCTTCAAAGTTTGCAACCATCTTCCTGATGAATCAAACATCCTAGCCTCATATGAGGCCGAGCGATTTAAATGCCAAACTCCAAATGGAAAAGAGATAGCAGATGTTGGTTGTGAACCAATTTTGCATATGAGACAATTCCAG GCATCGAAAAAACTTCCAGAGAAGCTGATTAATCACATCCTCCAATCACAAGGCAGTGGGAgataa